A single Pseudomonas brassicacearum DNA region contains:
- a CDS encoding GlxA family transcriptional regulator: MKTVAMVLFPDFLLLDMAGPLEVFSIANRYLEPDQRYQLLTLGTERGPLRASNGVTVQADIHIDQAWAAYDVLLVPGGPGAYNDQHPGLHTWLRAAAQRATRYGSICTGVFVLGEAGLLDGYRVTTHWHYTERLLQRFPKALVETDKIFLQDRRLITSGGVTAGIDLALSIVAQDHGRKVALDVAKVLLVVMKRQGGQAQFSPSVAAVSTQESAITRVQNHVMERLEEPFTIERMAALAAMSARHFARVFAREVKMTPMEFLQGARIDRARQLLESTDLPLKTVAFRSGFGSVRHMRFLFSEKLGLTPVQYRQQFS, from the coding sequence ATGAAAACCGTTGCAATGGTGCTGTTCCCGGATTTTTTGCTGCTCGACATGGCTGGGCCTCTGGAGGTGTTTTCCATCGCCAATCGCTATCTCGAGCCGGATCAGCGTTATCAATTGCTCACCCTGGGCACCGAGCGCGGGCCATTGCGAGCGTCCAATGGCGTGACGGTGCAGGCCGATATCCATATCGACCAGGCATGGGCGGCCTATGACGTGTTGCTGGTGCCGGGCGGGCCGGGAGCCTATAACGACCAGCATCCGGGGTTGCACACCTGGCTGCGGGCCGCGGCGCAACGGGCCACGCGCTACGGCTCCATCTGCACTGGGGTCTTTGTGCTCGGTGAGGCGGGCTTGCTCGACGGTTATCGCGTCACCACCCACTGGCATTACACCGAACGTTTGTTACAGCGTTTCCCCAAGGCCCTGGTGGAAACCGACAAGATCTTCCTGCAGGATCGGCGTCTGATCACCTCCGGCGGCGTCACCGCCGGGATTGACCTGGCCCTGTCCATCGTCGCCCAGGACCATGGCCGCAAAGTCGCGTTGGACGTGGCCAAGGTGTTGCTGGTAGTGATGAAGCGCCAGGGTGGACAGGCGCAGTTCAGCCCCTCGGTGGCGGCGGTGTCGACGCAGGAATCGGCCATTACCCGCGTGCAGAATCATGTGATGGAACGTCTGGAAGAACCCTTCACCATCGAGCGCATGGCCGCGCTGGCGGCCATGAGCGCGCGGCATTTCGCCCGGGTCTTCGCCCGTGAAGTGAAGATGACGCCCATGGAGTTCCTGCAGGGCGCACGCATCGACCGGGCGCGTCAGTTGCTGGAAAGCACCGACCTGCCGCTCAAGACCGTGGCGTTTCGCAGTGGCTTCGGCAGTGTGCGGCACATGCGCTTCTTGTTCAGCGAAAAGCTCGGGCTGACGCCGGTGCAGTATCGCCAGCAGTTCAGTTGA
- a CDS encoding methyl-accepting chemotaxis protein, with the protein MNEAAGRQRQAVELVSTAFNEMVATANEVARSCSQAASSADEGYRDVHDGQHHIGEATGSVMKLSEDLQQSTQTMQALEQDSKNINTILDTIRSIAEQTNLLALNAAIEAARAGDQGRGFAVVADEVRALARRTADSTGEIDSLLGNLARRTQEVTQQMQSSLQVSHTSVERIQQARDSFDKIRNSVDSIRDQNTQIATAAEEQHQVAEDINRHIAQIHADAQLVEEFAHSAQTGSGRLTDISGQLKGLVGRFKF; encoded by the coding sequence ATGAACGAAGCGGCCGGGCGCCAGCGCCAGGCCGTGGAACTGGTGAGCACCGCGTTCAACGAAATGGTCGCCACCGCCAACGAAGTGGCCCGCTCGTGCAGCCAGGCCGCGTCCAGTGCGGACGAAGGCTATCGCGATGTACACGATGGCCAGCATCACATCGGCGAAGCCACCGGCAGCGTGATGAAACTGAGCGAGGACCTGCAACAGTCGACCCAGACCATGCAGGCGCTGGAACAGGACAGCAAGAACATCAACACCATCCTCGACACCATTCGCTCCATCGCCGAGCAGACCAACCTGTTGGCGCTGAACGCCGCCATCGAAGCCGCACGGGCCGGCGATCAAGGTCGCGGGTTTGCCGTGGTGGCCGACGAAGTCCGGGCCCTGGCGCGGCGCACCGCCGACTCCACCGGCGAGATCGACAGCCTGCTGGGCAACCTGGCACGGCGCACCCAGGAAGTGACCCAACAGATGCAAAGCAGCCTGCAGGTGTCGCACACCAGTGTGGAACGCATCCAGCAGGCCCGCGACAGCTTCGACAAGATCCGCAACTCGGTGGACTCGATCCGCGACCAGAATACGCAGATCGCCACAGCGGCAGAGGAGCAGCACCAGGTGGCCGAAGACATCAACCGGCACATCGCGCAGATCCATGCCGATGCCCAGTTGGTCGAGGAATTCGCCCACTCGGCGCAGACCGGCTCGGGGCGTCTGACGGATATTTCCGGGCAGCTCAAAGGCTTGGTGGGGCGCTTCAAGTTCTAA
- a CDS encoding ATP-binding protein yields the protein MNSFVKPDSEPAVGFGPFAFYRQQRLVTRDGQPLALGGRALDVLQVLVEHAGHYVSTQTLIAHVWPDSVVEAINLRVHIAALRRAFGDGRSGARYILNHPRQGYCLAVPLALQERVESPVSPQAERHNLPARLSPVVGRDKVLGRLLAQVPRQTVTTVTGPGGAGKTTVVSRVAELLLEHFEDGAWFVDLAAISDPSQVVAQVAGVLGVEQGALACSLEPCRMLLVLDGCEHLLEACRELVQAVAATAPGVSLLLSSREPLDLPDERIVTLPGLAVASSLEPAHQIEACPAVQLLIERVGARQEGFKPDGRDWPTLAQICQRLDGLPLALELAAAQVDVLGVAGVLEQLDYGLSLLSHGRRTAVARHQSLEAVLDSSFERLSTDEQTAFQRLAVFEGPFTLKAALAVISCAELSVGQLPSLLSRLVSVSLLMVEPLAEGERFHLLHTTRAYAMDKLRRSGQWPVFHRRYVLQGAWGARRSRPQPSSQRLEQHAGFQ from the coding sequence ATGAACAGTTTCGTCAAACCCGATAGCGAGCCGGCGGTGGGCTTCGGTCCGTTTGCCTTCTACCGGCAGCAGCGGCTGGTCACCCGTGACGGCCAGCCCCTCGCACTGGGCGGCCGTGCCCTGGATGTCCTGCAGGTGCTGGTGGAACACGCCGGCCACTACGTCAGCACGCAAACGCTCATCGCCCACGTCTGGCCTGACAGCGTCGTGGAGGCCATCAACCTGCGGGTGCACATCGCGGCGCTGCGGCGGGCCTTCGGTGATGGACGCAGCGGCGCTCGCTATATCCTCAATCATCCTCGACAAGGCTATTGCCTTGCAGTGCCCCTGGCGTTGCAAGAGCGCGTTGAGTCGCCTGTCAGTCCCCAAGCCGAGCGACACAACCTGCCTGCACGCTTGAGCCCGGTGGTGGGTCGCGACAAGGTCCTGGGGCGGTTGCTGGCGCAAGTGCCCCGTCAAACCGTGACCACCGTCACCGGCCCCGGCGGGGCCGGCAAGACCACGGTGGTGTCGCGGGTGGCGGAGCTGCTGCTCGAACACTTTGAAGACGGTGCCTGGTTCGTTGACCTGGCGGCCATCAGCGATCCCTCACAAGTGGTGGCGCAAGTGGCCGGCGTGCTGGGCGTGGAGCAGGGGGCTTTGGCTTGCTCCCTCGAACCCTGTCGGATGTTGCTGGTGCTCGATGGTTGCGAGCACCTGCTCGAGGCCTGTCGGGAACTGGTCCAGGCAGTGGCTGCGACGGCGCCCGGGGTGTCGCTGCTGCTCAGCAGTCGCGAACCCTTGGACTTGCCGGACGAAAGGATTGTCACGCTGCCGGGCCTGGCCGTGGCGTCGTCCCTGGAACCGGCGCACCAGATCGAGGCATGTCCGGCGGTGCAGTTGTTGATCGAGCGGGTTGGCGCCCGGCAGGAGGGTTTCAAGCCGGATGGCCGCGACTGGCCGACGCTTGCACAGATCTGCCAGCGCCTGGACGGGTTGCCGCTGGCGTTGGAACTGGCGGCGGCCCAGGTTGACGTGTTGGGGGTGGCGGGGGTCCTGGAACAACTGGACTACGGTTTATCACTCTTGAGCCACGGGCGGCGTACCGCGGTGGCCCGACACCAAAGCCTGGAGGCGGTGCTGGACTCGAGTTTCGAGCGTTTGAGCACTGACGAACAAACCGCATTCCAGCGCCTGGCGGTGTTCGAGGGGCCGTTTACGCTCAAGGCGGCGCTGGCCGTGATCAGTTGCGCTGAATTGAGTGTCGGGCAATTACCCTCGCTGCTGTCGCGGCTGGTAAGCGTGTCACTGCTGATGGTCGAGCCGCTTGCCGAAGGGGAGCGCTTTCATCTGCTCCACACCACTCGCGCCTATGCCATGGACAAACTGCGGCGCAGTGGTCAGTGGCCTGTGTTTCATCGGCGTTACGTGCTGCAAGGCGCTTGGGGAGCCCGGCGTTCAAGGCCCCAACCGTCAAGTCAGCGCCTGGAGCAGCATGCTGGCTTCCAATAG
- a CDS encoding GlxA family transcriptional regulator, with the protein MPSAFESVLKNKNMAYRPLGSAPASQAPIRVAFVLMDNFSMMSFTGAVDALVTANLMSDMPLYKVLTVGVSGGQVTSDLGIVISTDIELAQMPENQDVLIVAGGFRVKLQGHPLLRRKLRANAASGAILGGLWNGAFFVADANLLDGFECAVHPESRAMMAEVFPHVKVSNRAYVVDRERVSCAGANSSLRMMLQLIRQTGGAALVGAIEEILRCDESGDDATDLPPVFVETDPTLPESLKLALELMWQNVEEPLTIDELAACVKISKRQLERRFCSFLGATPTRYYLELRLTRARQLIQQTNRSVTEIAVATGFVSSPHFQRRFRDFFGVPPGSYRSRLERKQALR; encoded by the coding sequence ATGCCAAGCGCATTCGAGAGCGTACTCAAAAACAAGAACATGGCTTATCGACCACTCGGATCGGCGCCTGCCAGCCAGGCACCGATCCGCGTCGCGTTTGTATTGATGGATAATTTCTCGATGATGTCCTTCACCGGTGCGGTGGACGCGCTGGTGACCGCCAACCTGATGAGCGACATGCCCCTCTACAAGGTGCTCACGGTAGGGGTTTCGGGTGGGCAAGTGACGAGCGACCTGGGCATTGTCATCTCGACCGACATCGAACTGGCGCAGATGCCGGAAAACCAGGACGTGCTGATTGTCGCCGGAGGCTTTCGCGTGAAGTTGCAAGGCCATCCCTTGCTGCGACGCAAGCTGCGCGCCAACGCGGCGTCCGGGGCGATACTGGGAGGGCTGTGGAACGGCGCCTTCTTCGTGGCCGATGCCAATCTGCTGGACGGTTTCGAATGCGCTGTCCACCCGGAAAGCCGCGCCATGATGGCGGAGGTGTTCCCCCACGTGAAGGTGTCCAACCGGGCCTATGTCGTTGATCGGGAGCGGGTCAGTTGCGCGGGCGCCAACAGTTCGCTGCGCATGATGCTCCAGTTGATTCGCCAGACGGGCGGGGCGGCGCTGGTGGGCGCCATCGAGGAAATTCTTCGCTGTGACGAGTCAGGCGATGATGCGACAGACTTGCCTCCGGTCTTCGTCGAGACCGACCCGACGCTGCCGGAAAGCCTCAAGCTGGCGTTGGAGCTGATGTGGCAAAACGTAGAAGAGCCGTTGACCATCGATGAGCTGGCGGCGTGCGTCAAGATTTCCAAACGACAGTTGGAGCGGCGGTTCTGCAGTTTTCTCGGTGCGACCCCCACACGCTATTACTTGGAGCTGCGCTTGACCCGTGCCCGTCAGCTTATCCAGCAAACCAATCGATCCGTGACCGAAATCGCCGTGGCGACAGGCTTCGTCAGCTCCCCGCACTTCCAGCGTCGTTTCCGGGATTTTTTTGGGGTGCCGCCTGGTAGCTATCGCTCCAGACTCGAGCGAAAACAAGCGTTGCGCTGA
- a CDS encoding pirin family protein: MLTLRKASDRGIARHGWLTSFHTFSFANYRDLNEQGFSDLLVINDDRVAAAKGFGQHPHRDMEIFSYVLEGALEHKDTLGTGSVIRPGDVQLMSAGSGVAHSEFNHSADEPVHFLQIWIVPNVSGATPRYQQEHFSSEQKSGRLQLIISPDGADGSLKVRQDARVYAGLFDGEQSATLTLAPDRYAYVHVARGAVELNGISLQEGDGVRVREEQLLTFNNGRDAEVLVFDLRPQELPQMP; the protein is encoded by the coding sequence ATGCTGACCCTTCGCAAAGCTTCGGATCGCGGCATTGCCCGCCACGGCTGGCTGACCTCGTTCCACACCTTCTCGTTCGCCAACTACCGTGACCTCAACGAACAGGGCTTCTCCGACCTGCTGGTCATCAACGATGACCGCGTCGCCGCTGCCAAAGGGTTCGGCCAGCATCCCCACCGGGACATGGAGATCTTTTCCTATGTGCTTGAAGGGGCGCTGGAACACAAGGACACCCTGGGCACGGGCTCGGTCATTCGCCCGGGTGACGTGCAGTTGATGAGTGCCGGCAGCGGCGTGGCCCATAGCGAGTTCAACCATAGTGCGGACGAGCCTGTGCACTTCCTGCAAATATGGATCGTGCCCAACGTCAGCGGCGCCACGCCCCGCTACCAACAGGAGCATTTCAGCAGCGAGCAGAAAAGCGGTCGCCTGCAATTGATCATCTCCCCCGACGGTGCCGACGGCTCGCTCAAGGTGCGCCAGGATGCACGGGTCTACGCCGGGCTGTTCGATGGCGAACAAAGCGCCACCCTGACCCTGGCGCCGGATCGCTATGCCTATGTGCACGTGGCACGAGGTGCTGTGGAACTCAACGGCATATCGTTACAGGAAGGTGATGGCGTGCGGGTGCGCGAGGAGCAGCTCCTGACCTTCAATAACGGCCGGGATGCCGAGGTGCTGGTGTTCGACCTACGGCCGCAGGAATTGCCGCAGATGCCATGA